In the Muricauda sp. MAR_2010_75 genome, one interval contains:
- a CDS encoding undecaprenyl-phosphate glucose phosphotransferase: MSLIIDVLVINLFVYFLPININEPILFHAYITLCWVVLSLKNDFYKIHRFTKVPFLLRKIFTQFIFFFFLLYAFIGFFKQPYMSRFALAQYFFIALVAISGIKFITYVVMMEYREKFKGNIRRVVVIGKNRKTDQLINVFKNRDEYGYEFKKQFCPKKDRFVIEECFSFILKNNIDEIYCSVSELKNDELTQFINFADNNLKTLKFIPDNKNIFAKKLKFEYYDYIPVLSLRDIPMDNPINAFIKRSFDVVFSLTVIVGLLSWLTPILAILITLESKGPVFFRQTRNGIDNREFYCYKFRSMAPNKNADDIQATKNDMRITKIGRFLRSTSIDELPQFYNVLFGTMSVVGPRPHMVKHTSEYAASVDKYMVRHFVKPGITGLAQIRGYRGEIETDSDIQNRIKFDIFYIENWSIFLDLKIMLQTVFNVFKGEEKAY, from the coding sequence ATGTCTTTGATAATAGATGTGTTGGTGATTAACCTTTTTGTTTACTTTCTCCCTATAAACATAAACGAACCTATTTTGTTCCATGCATATATTACACTGTGCTGGGTTGTATTGTCCTTAAAAAATGATTTTTATAAAATCCATAGGTTCACCAAAGTTCCTTTTTTACTAAGAAAGATTTTTACCCAGTTCATTTTTTTCTTTTTTCTTTTATACGCCTTCATCGGCTTTTTTAAGCAACCCTATATGAGCCGCTTTGCGTTGGCCCAATATTTCTTTATTGCTTTGGTGGCAATATCCGGGATTAAGTTCATAACCTATGTTGTAATGATGGAGTATAGGGAAAAATTCAAGGGTAATATTAGAAGAGTGGTAGTCATAGGAAAGAACAGGAAAACAGACCAACTAATAAATGTCTTTAAAAATCGAGACGAATATGGTTATGAGTTTAAGAAACAGTTTTGTCCTAAAAAAGATCGGTTCGTCATTGAAGAATGCTTTTCATTTATTCTGAAAAATAATATTGATGAGATTTATTGTTCCGTTTCAGAGCTTAAAAATGATGAACTTACCCAGTTCATCAACTTTGCCGATAACAATTTAAAAACCCTCAAATTCATTCCAGACAACAAAAACATCTTTGCCAAAAAGCTCAAATTTGAATATTATGACTATATCCCTGTACTTTCTTTAAGGGATATCCCTATGGACAATCCCATAAACGCATTCATTAAACGAAGCTTTGATGTTGTCTTTTCCTTGACTGTAATAGTTGGATTATTGTCTTGGTTAACCCCTATTTTGGCCATACTGATCACGCTTGAATCCAAGGGACCAGTGTTTTTTAGACAGACCAGAAACGGCATTGACAACAGGGAATTCTATTGTTATAAATTTCGCTCCATGGCTCCCAACAAAAATGCAGACGACATACAGGCCACAAAAAACGACATGCGAATCACCAAAATAGGAAGATTCCTAAGAAGTACCAGTATAGATGAGCTTCCTCAATTCTATAATGTGCTGTTCGGCACCATGTCGGTGGTGGGCCCCAGACCCCATATGGTAAAGCACACCAGTGAATATGCTGCAAGTGTGGACAAATATATGGTTCGTCATTTTGTAAAGCCCGGCATAACCGGATTGGCACAAATTAGAGGCTACAGAGGGGAAATTGAGACCGACTCGGATATTCAAAACCGAATTAAATTCGATATTTTCTATATCGAGAACTGGTCCATTTTTTTGGACCTTAAAATAATGCTCCAGACTGTTTTCAATGTGTTCAAGGGAGAGGAAAAAGCGTATTGA
- a CDS encoding UDP-glucuronic acid decarboxylase family protein, giving the protein MKRILITGAAGFLGSHLCDRFIAEGHHVIAMDNLITGDLKNIEHLFPLERFTFYHHDVTNFVHVPGVLDYILHFASPASPIDYLKIPIQTLKVGALGTHNLLGLAKEKNARFMIASTSEIYGDPLVHPQTEEYYGNVNTIGPRGVYDEAKRFQESITMAYHRFHGLDTRIVRIFNTYGPRMRLNDGRVIPAFMGQALRGEDLTVFGDGSQTRSFCFVDDEIEGIYRLLMSDYTLPVNIGNPNEITIKDFAEEIIKLTGTDQKIVYKPLPKDDPMQRQPDITKAREILGWEPKVGREEGMRKTFEFFKGLTKEELEKTEHRDFSARNKK; this is encoded by the coding sequence ATGAAAAGAATCCTTATCACCGGGGCAGCTGGTTTTTTGGGCTCCCACCTTTGTGACAGGTTCATTGCAGAAGGACATCATGTCATTGCAATGGATAACCTTATCACCGGAGACCTAAAAAACATAGAGCACTTGTTCCCATTGGAACGATTTACGTTCTACCATCACGATGTAACGAATTTTGTCCATGTTCCGGGGGTACTGGATTATATCCTTCATTTTGCTTCGCCGGCTAGTCCTATCGATTATCTTAAAATTCCAATTCAAACGCTTAAAGTGGGCGCTTTGGGAACTCATAATTTATTGGGCTTGGCCAAAGAAAAGAATGCCCGTTTTATGATCGCCTCCACTTCCGAAATATATGGAGACCCTCTAGTACACCCGCAAACAGAGGAGTACTACGGTAATGTAAATACCATTGGGCCAAGAGGGGTGTATGACGAAGCCAAACGCTTTCAAGAATCCATAACCATGGCCTACCACCGATTCCATGGACTAGATACACGGATTGTTCGGATATTCAATACCTATGGACCCCGAATGCGGCTGAATGATGGTCGTGTGATTCCCGCTTTTATGGGACAGGCACTTCGTGGTGAGGACTTGACCGTGTTTGGAGATGGTTCACAAACCCGTTCTTTCTGTTTTGTGGATGATGAAATTGAAGGCATCTACCGTTTGTTGATGAGCGATTATACTCTTCCGGTGAACATTGGTAACCCGAATGAAATCACCATTAAAGATTTTGCCGAAGAGATTATCAAGCTTACAGGAACGGACCAAAAAATTGTGTATAAGCCATTACCAAAAGATGACCCCATGCAACGTCAGCCAGACATTACTAAGGCAAGGGAAATTTTAGGCTGGGAACCTAAAGTTGGACGCGAAGAGGGAATGCGAAAAACATTTGAGTTTTTTAAAGGACTAACCAAGGAAGAGCTCGAAAAAACAGAACACCGCGATTTCTCTGCCCGAAATAAAAAGTAA
- the purD gene encoding phosphoribosylamine--glycine ligase, whose amino-acid sequence MNILVLGSGGREHAIALKISQSPKTKNLFVAPGNAGTSQIATNVEVGVNDFPAIKQLVLKENIDLVVIGPEDPLVNGVHDFFLNDAELKYIPVIGPQKAAAALEGSKEFAKEFMMRHNIPTAAYESFTAKTLEEGYAFLESLNPPYVLKADGLAAGKGVLILQDLEEAKSELKSMLVDSKFGNASTTVVIEEFLDGIELSCFVLTDGTNYKILPTAKDYKRIGEGDTGLNTGGMGAISPVPFADSSFMDKIERQIVKPTVEGLKKDKLPYVGFIFIGLIKVGDNPKVIEYNVRMGDPETEVVIPRLKSDLVEVLLAMANGTLDQINLEIDERAATTVMAVSGGYPEAYEKGKEITGAENIEDSLVFHAGTKLSNGKVVTNGGRVIAVTSFGKDFREALQKSYQNMEKLHFDGMYYRKDLGFDL is encoded by the coding sequence ATGAACATTTTGGTCCTGGGTTCTGGCGGTCGCGAACATGCCATAGCCCTTAAAATCTCACAAAGCCCTAAAACAAAAAATCTGTTTGTAGCCCCAGGCAATGCAGGAACTTCACAAATTGCCACAAATGTTGAGGTGGGGGTCAATGATTTTCCCGCTATCAAGCAACTGGTACTCAAGGAAAATATTGATTTAGTAGTTATAGGACCTGAAGACCCTTTGGTTAATGGAGTTCATGATTTTTTCCTGAATGATGCCGAACTCAAGTATATTCCAGTTATTGGCCCACAGAAAGCCGCCGCCGCTTTAGAAGGTAGTAAAGAATTTGCCAAAGAGTTCATGATGCGGCACAATATTCCTACAGCCGCCTATGAAAGTTTTACAGCCAAAACCTTGGAAGAAGGCTATGCCTTTTTGGAGTCCTTAAATCCACCCTATGTACTCAAAGCGGATGGATTGGCCGCTGGAAAAGGGGTGCTGATTCTTCAGGATTTGGAAGAGGCCAAGTCCGAATTAAAATCCATGCTGGTCGATTCAAAATTCGGGAATGCCAGTACCACAGTGGTCATTGAAGAGTTTTTGGATGGTATTGAATTGAGCTGTTTTGTGCTTACAGACGGCACCAACTACAAAATCCTTCCCACCGCAAAGGACTACAAACGGATTGGTGAGGGAGATACCGGACTCAATACTGGGGGCATGGGGGCCATTTCCCCCGTTCCATTTGCCGATTCCAGCTTTATGGACAAGATAGAACGTCAGATTGTAAAGCCAACGGTAGAAGGCCTTAAAAAAGATAAGCTTCCCTATGTTGGCTTTATCTTTATCGGGTTGATAAAAGTTGGGGACAACCCTAAAGTGATCGAATACAATGTTCGTATGGGCGATCCGGAAACAGAAGTAGTCATACCACGCCTGAAAAGTGATTTGGTCGAGGTGCTTCTTGCGATGGCGAATGGTACGCTGGACCAAATCAACCTTGAAATTGATGAAAGGGCGGCAACTACCGTGATGGCTGTTTCAGGGGGCTACCCAGAGGCCTATGAAAAAGGAAAGGAAATCACTGGTGCCGAAAACATTGAGGACTCCCTGGTGTTCCATGCAGGAACAAAACTTTCAAATGGAAAAGTAGTGACCAATGGAGGTCGGGTCATAGCCGTCACTTCCTTTGGAAAAGACTTTAGGGAAGCCCTGCAAAAATCCTATCAAAATATGGAAAAGCTACATTTTGATGGGATGTACTACAGAAAGGATCTCGGGTTTGACCTATAG
- a CDS encoding DUF6427 family protein: MISSFFGKTKPINYIVLGVFLFLFYSINAFFGFGAQVVTQFILLELLAFAVLLLALFIINQIVRTEKVTDFNSYAMLFFVLLLVAFSETLFNKNVIFTNIFLLLAFWRLLAVKSIRFVKHKIFDASFLIGIASLFYDWSLVFLLLVFAVINVYDRKNFKNWLVPFLGIATVFMITFATLRLTGATNFFAEHYIFSIGLLKTETLNQVINIKTMIYMLLMLLLMIIVFVRVRNMGGGKLVLLRIVLFIFILGVALALFSPAGASPLLFTFFPAAVFMANYLEGIKRTKLQELFLGLCIAVPLLLFIIQINR; encoded by the coding sequence ATGATTTCAAGCTTTTTCGGAAAAACAAAACCCATAAATTACATTGTCCTTGGCGTTTTTTTGTTTCTTTTCTATTCCATCAACGCTTTTTTTGGTTTCGGAGCACAAGTTGTAACCCAATTCATACTTCTTGAACTGTTGGCTTTTGCAGTCTTGCTTTTGGCTTTGTTTATTATCAACCAAATTGTACGGACAGAGAAGGTGACCGATTTCAACTCCTACGCCATGCTGTTTTTTGTGCTCTTGTTGGTGGCCTTCTCCGAAACTTTGTTCAACAAAAATGTCATTTTTACCAACATTTTTCTGCTTTTGGCCTTTTGGCGATTGTTGGCCGTTAAATCCATCAGATTTGTAAAACACAAGATTTTTGATGCTTCCTTTTTAATTGGCATAGCCAGCCTTTTTTACGATTGGTCACTTGTCTTTTTATTATTGGTTTTTGCGGTCATCAATGTGTATGACAGGAAAAACTTTAAAAACTGGTTGGTGCCTTTTCTGGGAATTGCCACGGTTTTTATGATAACGTTTGCCACACTTAGGCTTACAGGGGCAACGAATTTTTTTGCCGAACACTATATATTTTCAATAGGATTGCTTAAGACAGAAACGTTGAATCAGGTCATCAATATAAAAACAATGATCTATATGTTGTTGATGCTATTGCTCATGATAATTGTTTTTGTGAGGGTCCGCAACATGGGGGGAGGAAAGTTGGTGTTGTTGCGAATCGTGCTATTTATTTTTATCCTTGGCGTGGCACTGGCCCTTTTCAGTCCCGCGGGTGCTTCTCCTCTTCTGTTCACTTTTTTCCCAGCTGCTGTTTTTATGGCCAATTATTTGGAGGGCATTAAAAGAACAAAGTTGCAAGAATTGTTCTTGGGGCTATGCATTGCAGTTCCCCTCTTGCTTTTTATCATACAGATCAATCGATAA
- a CDS encoding DUF4254 domain-containing protein, with product MFSEFAFNIFQESIDTYHIKDDVYQEFSNPYPKDKVEHLLYRKNWIDTVQWHYEDIIRDPDIDPVAALDLKRKIDASNQDRTDLVEYIDGYFLDKYKAVEVKDNATINTESPAWAIDRLSILALKIYHMQEEVNRTDASPEHIKKCSEKLSVLLEQRKDLSTAIDQLLTDIEAGNKYMKVYKQMKMYNDDELNPVLRGQKG from the coding sequence ATGTTCAGCGAATTTGCCTTCAACATATTTCAGGAAAGTATAGACACCTATCACATTAAGGACGATGTATACCAAGAATTTTCCAACCCGTATCCAAAGGATAAAGTGGAGCATTTGCTGTACCGTAAAAATTGGATTGATACCGTTCAATGGCATTATGAGGACATTATCCGCGACCCGGATATTGACCCGGTAGCTGCTTTGGACCTGAAACGAAAAATCGATGCCAGCAATCAAGACCGTACGGATTTGGTGGAGTATATTGACGGCTATTTTTTGGATAAATACAAAGCCGTTGAGGTCAAGGACAACGCTACCATCAATACCGAAAGCCCAGCGTGGGCCATAGACCGACTCTCTATTTTGGCCTTGAAAATTTACCACATGCAAGAGGAGGTGAACCGTACCGATGCCTCGCCAGAGCATATTAAAAAATGTAGTGAGAAGCTATCGGTGCTTTTGGAGCAAAGAAAGGACCTTTCCACAGCCATAGACCAATTGTTGACGGATATTGAGGCGGGGAACAAGTACATGAAAGTCTACAAACAGATGAAAATGTACAACGACGACGAACTTAATCCCGTACTTCGTGGACAAAAAGGGTAA
- a CDS encoding glycosyltransferase family 9 protein: MDKKGKYTQILIIRLSAMGDVAMTVPILGTLLKKYPDVQLTVLTKKHFSPIFEGLERADVIEADVKKRHKGLMGLWRLYKKELKPMQFDAVADLHNVLRSRVLKKYFALDGTPFVQIDKGRKEKKALTRSKNKIFKQLKTTHQRYADVFAKLGFPINLSNAIPLDREQLSEKVLGLVQQDTKKWIGIAPFAAHEGKMYPLESMEEVIKTLNDTDKYKILLFGGGAKEVEVLKELSKKYENALCMAGKLNLSEELQLISNLDVMLSMDSGNAHLAANYGIPVVTLWGVTHPYAGFYPFHQPDENAVLADREKYPLIPTSIYGNKVPSGYESAMKTIQPQQVLEKLTKILEG; encoded by the coding sequence GTGGACAAAAAGGGTAAATACACCCAAATCCTTATCATCCGCTTGTCCGCAATGGGTGATGTGGCCATGACTGTTCCCATTCTGGGCACTTTGCTCAAAAAATATCCCGACGTACAACTTACAGTGCTCACCAAAAAGCATTTCAGCCCCATCTTTGAGGGCTTGGAAAGGGCAGATGTAATTGAGGCAGATGTAAAGAAGAGGCACAAGGGTCTTATGGGATTATGGCGGCTCTACAAAAAGGAGTTGAAACCCATGCAATTTGATGCGGTGGCCGACCTCCACAATGTGCTTCGCAGCAGGGTGCTGAAAAAGTATTTTGCCCTTGATGGGACTCCTTTTGTTCAGATTGATAAGGGGCGCAAGGAAAAAAAGGCACTTACCCGCTCCAAGAACAAAATTTTCAAGCAACTTAAAACCACCCATCAACGTTATGCCGATGTGTTTGCCAAACTCGGTTTTCCCATTAATTTGTCCAATGCCATACCCTTAGATCGAGAGCAACTTTCAGAAAAAGTGTTGGGCTTGGTGCAGCAAGACACCAAAAAATGGATAGGGATTGCCCCTTTTGCGGCCCACGAAGGTAAAATGTATCCGCTGGAATCTATGGAAGAGGTAATCAAGACCCTAAATGATACCGACAAGTATAAAATACTGCTATTTGGCGGCGGAGCCAAGGAAGTAGAAGTGTTGAAGGAGTTATCAAAGAAGTATGAAAATGCCTTGTGCATGGCCGGAAAGCTCAATCTTTCTGAAGAACTGCAACTGATTTCCAATTTGGACGTGATGCTTTCCATGGACAGCGGTAATGCCCATTTGGCGGCCAATTATGGCATTCCGGTGGTGACCTTATGGGGCGTTACCCATCCGTATGCCGGATTTTATCCTTTTCATCAACCCGATGAAAACGCGGTATTGGCTGATCGGGAAAAATACCCACTGATTCCAACTTCAATTTATGGGAATAAAGTGCCTTCAGGATACGAATCAGCCATGAAAACCATTCAACCCCAACAAGTCTTGGAAAAGCTTACCAAAATTTTGGAAGGCTAA
- a CDS encoding TetR/AcrR family transcriptional regulator → MEMTLKRRETMHRLCGKGLEIFNEKGYYNTSLDDILQELSLSKGAFYHHFKSKEDYFINIVQNLIVQKVYALLIEPLDTDENPLPVIVESLENALEPGKKNEMAYGFMLNDFLTEFNKRNEEISGYLKNILSVWEVNLVAVLKRGKVDGHIARHVDCEGAATYIIASYLGMRSLMTDSSNRQLKYQYIQQLKQYFKSISATLALA, encoded by the coding sequence ATGGAAATGACCCTTAAACGAAGGGAGACCATGCACCGCTTATGTGGTAAAGGTCTCGAAATCTTCAACGAAAAAGGCTATTACAACACCAGTTTGGATGATATCCTCCAAGAATTGTCCCTATCTAAAGGTGCTTTTTACCATCACTTTAAATCCAAGGAAGACTACTTTATCAATATTGTGCAGAACCTTATTGTGCAAAAAGTCTACGCGCTTTTAATAGAGCCGTTGGACACCGATGAGAATCCGCTCCCCGTAATTGTGGAAAGTTTGGAAAACGCCTTGGAGCCCGGCAAAAAAAATGAAATGGCCTATGGCTTTATGCTAAACGATTTCTTGACTGAGTTCAATAAGCGTAATGAAGAAATATCGGGTTACCTAAAAAATATCCTGAGTGTTTGGGAAGTAAACTTGGTTGCTGTGTTGAAACGGGGGAAAGTGGATGGCCATATTGCCCGCCATGTGGATTGTGAGGGGGCTGCCACTTATATCATCGCCTCATACTTGGGTATGCGTTCCTTGATGACCGATAGCTCCAATCGCCAATTGAAATACCAGTACATTCAACAGTTAAAGCAATACTTCAAGTCGATTTCGGCAACCCTTGCTCTTGCTTAG
- the arsS gene encoding arsenosugar biosynthesis radical SAM (seleno)protein ArsS (Some members of this family are selenoproteins.), with product MGQSILSDMKKAAKKSLKARENELANTNRQLEILNGELFANGELPYFKDKIAKTGQFPLKPKTLEILQINVGYMCNQVCEHCHVDAGPDRKEIMTRETMEQCLEVIRNTGAHTLDLTGGAPEMNPNFRWFVEEAAKAGIQDFIVRSNLTIIRANKKYHDLPEFFKKHNVHVVSSMPHYTRGKTDKQRGDGVFDKSIQALQDLNAVGYGRPDSSLRLDLVYNPSGAFLPGDQAAMEHDFKKALKEDFNIEFHNLFAITNLPISRFLDYLIASDNYEDYMYALVEAYNPTAVENVMCTNTISVSWDGWLYDCDFNQMLDLKVASKVKHIKDYNEDLLNDREIVISQHCYGCTAGAGSSCQGTVA from the coding sequence ATGGGACAAAGCATATTATCAGATATGAAAAAGGCGGCCAAAAAGTCGCTAAAAGCTCGGGAAAATGAACTCGCCAATACCAATAGGCAGTTGGAAATCCTGAACGGTGAGCTGTTTGCAAATGGAGAGCTCCCCTACTTCAAGGATAAGATTGCGAAAACGGGACAATTTCCATTAAAACCAAAGACATTGGAAATCCTGCAGATCAATGTGGGGTATATGTGCAACCAAGTCTGCGAACACTGCCATGTGGATGCTGGTCCAGACCGAAAGGAAATCATGACCCGGGAGACCATGGAACAGTGTTTGGAGGTCATTCGGAATACGGGAGCCCACACCTTGGACCTTACAGGTGGCGCTCCAGAAATGAATCCCAACTTTCGGTGGTTTGTGGAAGAAGCAGCCAAAGCGGGTATTCAGGATTTTATTGTGCGTTCCAATTTGACCATCATCCGTGCCAACAAAAAATACCACGACCTACCCGAATTCTTTAAAAAGCATAATGTGCACGTGGTTTCGTCCATGCCGCATTACACTCGGGGCAAAACGGACAAGCAACGTGGCGATGGGGTTTTTGATAAATCCATACAAGCCTTGCAAGATTTGAACGCGGTGGGGTATGGAAGGCCTGATAGCAGCTTGCGGTTGGATTTGGTCTATAATCCCTCTGGGGCCTTTTTGCCGGGCGACCAAGCAGCCATGGAGCACGACTTTAAAAAAGCGTTGAAGGAAGATTTCAATATTGAATTCCATAATCTGTTTGCGATTACCAATCTGCCCATTTCGCGCTTTTTGGATTATTTAATTGCTTCGGACAATTATGAGGATTATATGTATGCGCTGGTGGAGGCCTATAACCCTACCGCAGTAGAAAATGTGATGTGTACCAATACCATTTCCGTAAGTTGGGATGGCTGGTTGTATGATTGCGACTTTAACCAAATGCTTGACCTAAAGGTGGCCAGCAAGGTAAAACACATCAAAGATTACAACGAAGACCTGTTGAATGACAGGGAGATTGTGATTTCACAACATTGTTATGGGTGTACTGCAGGAGCAGGTAGTAGTTGCCAAGGGACGGTGGCTTAA
- a CDS encoding arsenosugar biosynthesis-associated peroxidase-like protein, with protein sequence MANSYYDPADLRKFGSITEWSEELGNKFFDYYGKVFEEGALSAREKSLIALAVAHVVKCPYCIDAYTKDGLQRGITKEEMMEAVHAGAAIEGGATLVHGVQMMNKYNKLSM encoded by the coding sequence ATGGCAAACTCATATTACGACCCAGCTGACTTAAGAAAATTTGGTTCCATAACAGAATGGAGTGAAGAACTCGGCAACAAATTTTTTGACTATTATGGTAAGGTTTTCGAAGAAGGTGCACTAAGTGCTCGGGAGAAATCATTGATTGCGCTTGCGGTGGCCCATGTAGTGAAGTGCCCTTATTGTATTGATGCTTACACTAAAGATGGCCTCCAACGGGGCATTACCAAAGAGGAAATGATGGAAGCCGTACACGCCGGTGCCGCCATTGAGGGTGGTGCCACGCTGGTGCACGGTGTGCAGATGATGAACAAATACAACAAACTCTCCATGTAA
- a CDS encoding DUF2064 domain-containing protein: protein MHRKPINDTAILVFANSANRDSHIKKIGVDTSLFNALNAHTLKIVKAASLPYFHFTEREQYGETFGERFAHAIQSVFDEGFANIIAIGNDSPQLKTQHLLETHQQLQNGKTVLGPAVDGGFYLLGLHVSNFHQDSFKLLPWQETILFNATQHYFESLGCTVSSLNRLIDIDSASDIKRLSNHITTLVDGWLSLFSKLIHQTIAFLEVGKTTQKNIFLFIPFNKGSPVLFT from the coding sequence TTGCACCGAAAGCCAATTAATGATACCGCTATTTTAGTGTTCGCAAATTCTGCGAACCGGGATAGCCATATCAAAAAAATCGGGGTCGATACTTCACTTTTTAATGCTTTAAATGCACACACCCTTAAAATTGTGAAGGCCGCAAGTTTGCCCTATTTTCATTTCACGGAACGGGAACAATACGGTGAAACTTTTGGAGAGCGTTTTGCCCATGCCATTCAATCTGTTTTTGATGAAGGCTTTGCCAACATCATCGCCATTGGAAATGACAGTCCGCAATTGAAGACGCAACATCTTTTGGAAACCCATCAACAACTTCAAAATGGTAAAACGGTTTTAGGCCCGGCAGTGGATGGTGGATTTTATTTGTTGGGGCTGCATGTTTCCAACTTTCATCAAGATTCTTTTAAGTTGCTTCCCTGGCAAGAAACTATATTGTTCAATGCCACGCAGCATTATTTTGAATCATTGGGGTGCACGGTTTCTTCATTAAACCGATTGATCGACATTGATTCGGCCAGTGACATCAAGCGTCTATCCAACCACATCACAACTTTGGTTGACGGTTGGCTCTCGCTTTTTTCCAAATTGATACATCAGACGATAGCTTTTCTTGAAGTTGGTAAGACGACCCAGAAAAATATATTCCTTTTCATCCCCTTTAATAAGGGTTCGCCTGTTTTGTTTACCTAA
- a CDS encoding patatin-like phospholipase family protein, with product MFEDKSIGLVLSGGGVRGMAHIGLIKAMREHDLEAQMVSGSSVGALVGALYANGNSVESMLDFFRKTPLFQYSFFAINKPGFIDTERYFSIFKGYFPNNSFESLSKPLYVVATDLLSGEEKVFNQGELILPLLASAALTPVFSPVEIEGILYADGGIMNNFPKEYLEDKVDFLIGSNVSIAAKVQKTDLRNSLQLAGRVTNLMIYASNKGKLGQCHLHIEPKELDKIGVLDKKGIENAFSIGYEHGSRAIEKLLASKD from the coding sequence ATGTTTGAAGATAAATCCATTGGTCTGGTGCTTTCGGGTGGGGGTGTTCGTGGAATGGCCCATATTGGTTTGATCAAGGCCATGCGAGAGCACGACTTGGAGGCCCAAATGGTGTCTGGTTCCAGTGTAGGTGCTTTGGTAGGCGCCCTGTATGCCAATGGAAACTCGGTGGAGAGTATGCTGGACTTCTTCCGAAAGACACCCTTGTTCCAGTACAGTTTTTTTGCCATCAACAAACCAGGTTTTATTGATACGGAGCGTTATTTCAGCATTTTTAAAGGCTATTTTCCTAATAACTCTTTCGAAAGTTTGAGCAAACCCTTGTATGTGGTGGCCACGGATTTGTTGAGTGGGGAGGAAAAGGTCTTCAACCAAGGTGAATTGATTCTGCCTTTATTGGCCTCTGCTGCATTGACACCCGTTTTCAGTCCCGTAGAGATTGAAGGGATTCTCTATGCAGATGGCGGGATTATGAACAACTTTCCAAAGGAATATCTGGAGGATAAAGTGGATTTTCTCATTGGAAGCAACGTTTCCATTGCGGCCAAAGTGCAAAAAACCGACCTTCGGAACTCGCTACAATTGGCGGGTAGGGTAACCAATCTCATGATTTATGCTTCCAACAAAGGAAAGTTGGGGCAATGTCACTTGCATATAGAACCCAAAGAGCTCGATAAAATCGGCGTATTGGATAAAAAAGGTATAGAAAATGCCTTTTCCATAGGTTACGAACACGGTAGCAGGGCTATTGAAAAACTACTGGCTTCTAAAGACTAA